A window of Spirochaetota bacterium genomic DNA:
TAATTTTTAGTCAATTAATATTTTAATAAAATAAAAAAAAGTTTATATGTGTAAAAAGTACTGTACATTTATTTGCTTCACTAATATTAATATAATGGTTGTAGTATATATTTTAATTCGCATAACAACTTTTTTAGCCTATCCCATGTCATTGGGAAAATAAAAAATTTTTTCAATTTGCTTGCATTAATATACTGTATATTTGTAATACTCATTATTATTTAGAGATATAAGCATTTTATAGATAGACAGTTCAAGAGGTCGTAGGATGTGGTTACTATCATTAATAGATGCAACGCATAATGACGTAAAAGTAATACAGGAAAATTCAAGAAATATTTTGCATTTTCTGGCAGAAGTCGTTGGAGAACGTACGTTAAGAAAATATGACAACCTCAATCGTACACGGCAATTTATACATGATTATTTAAAGAAATATAATAATAATGTGTATGAAGAAAATTACATTGTGAATGGTATGGAAGTTGCCAACGTTATTGCTGAAATTCCAGGTTTTGAAAACAGTGATGAGATCATTATCATTGGAGCACATTATGATACTATTGAAGATACCCCTGGTGCGGATGATAATGGATCAGCTATTGCCGGTTTGCTTGAGCTTCACCGGTTGCTATCGCATTTCACTTTCAGAAAAACTTTGCGTTTTGTGGCATTTACATTAGAAGAACCACCTTTTTTCTCAGGGCCTTATATGGGAAGCATGGTACATGCAAAAGGGTGCAGGGAAAGAGATGAGCATATTGATCTTATGATATGCCTTGAGATGATTGGCTATGCGGGCAGTAAAATGCATCAGGATTATCCGTTGGCAAGTATGCAAAAACAATACCCTCCGTATGGTAATTTTTTGGCAGTGGTTGCATTGCCTAGCTATGCGCCGTATGCATATAAATGGAAAAGAGAATATAACAGGTTTGCAAAAAACAAGATTTTTGATATGATTGGGCCTGCATCTATACCTGGGATTAATCTTTCTGATCACTACTCATTTAATAAATATAGTTTCCCTGCCATTATGATTACTGATACTGCATTCTATAGAAACAAAAACTATCACACCGAAGGTGATACGTTTCAAACTATAAATTTTAAATTTATGGCAGAAGCTATATTTAATACATTTCTTGCAGTAAAAACTATTGCCAATGAAAGGGATATTCTCAATGAGTAATTTTATTGCACTACCTATTCAGGATTCGCATCGGTTGGTGAATGCTGGAAATGTGATTCTGGTATCAGTTCAGTCAAAAGGAAGAAGAACTGTAACAACTGTAGCATGGCATATGCCGGTTTCAAGCCAACCAAAATTATTATCATGTGCACTTGCTAATAAACGGTATAGCCTTGAATTAATTAAAGAATCAAAATGTTTCTGCATTAATATACCAGAATTTACTCTCCTTTCTGCTGTTTTGTTCTGTGGCACATACTCCGGTAGAAAAGTTGATAAATGTAAGGAGGCAAACCTGACCGCTGTTGCGTGTTCTTCAATAGATGGTTTTTTCATTGACGAATGCGTTGCGCATATTGAATGTAATTTATATTCTATGATAGAGGCTGGTGACCATACCATTGTAGTGGGTGAAGTTATCAATGCTATGGCAAAAGAGCATCTTTTTACTCCTGATGGAGTGATAGATATTAATAAAGTTCAGTTAATTCATCATTTAGGTGGAACTCATTTTGGAATCTTAAAGTCACAGGAAAAATAATACCATGGAATGTAAAAAAGAAAAAAACCTTTCAATCTGCACATGCTCATATAACCCCTGTTCACGGAAAGGGTTATGCTGTGATTGTATATCATATCATCTCAAAAAACGGCAGCTTCCGGGATGTGCTTTCCCAAAAGATGCTGAAAAAACGTATGATCGTTCATTTGAGCATTTTGCTCGGCTGGTGCAGGCAGGAAAAGTATAATCTATTTCTGCGCAAGGTAATGCAGGGGATCCAATGGCTTTCCTGAATGGTTAATCTGGAAGTGGAGCGAGGGGTTGCTATCGCTTAAAAAACCAATTGTTGAGCCCTTTAAAACTGCCTGACCTTCCCTAACAGTAATTGCTTCCAGTTTTGAATAAATAGTGTAAAAATCCTTTTGGTGCACAATGACAATGAAATTGCCAAATCCGCGCATGTTTCCAATTTTCACTACTTTCCCCCCTGCACTTGCAACAACTTTGCTTTTTGGCTTACTAGTAATAATAATCCCTATTGGGCGGACCCCACCCT
This region includes:
- a CDS encoding M28 family peptidase translates to MWLLSLIDATHNDVKVIQENSRNILHFLAEVVGERTLRKYDNLNRTRQFIHDYLKKYNNNVYEENYIVNGMEVANVIAEIPGFENSDEIIIIGAHYDTIEDTPGADDNGSAIAGLLELHRLLSHFTFRKTLRFVAFTLEEPPFFSGPYMGSMVHAKGCRERDEHIDLMICLEMIGYAGSKMHQDYPLASMQKQYPPYGNFLAVVALPSYAPYAYKWKREYNRFAKNKIFDMIGPASIPGINLSDHYSFNKYSFPAIMITDTAFYRNKNYHTEGDTFQTINFKFMAEAIFNTFLAVKTIANERDILNE
- a CDS encoding DUF6485 family protein, with the protein product MECKKEKNLSICTCSYNPCSRKGLCCDCISYHLKKRQLPGCAFPKDAEKTYDRSFEHFARLVQAGKV
- a CDS encoding flavin reductase family protein, with the translated sequence MSNFIALPIQDSHRLVNAGNVILVSVQSKGRRTVTTVAWHMPVSSQPKLLSCALANKRYSLELIKESKCFCINIPEFTLLSAVLFCGTYSGRKVDKCKEANLTAVACSSIDGFFIDECVAHIECNLYSMIEAGDHTIVVGEVINAMAKEHLFTPDGVIDINKVQLIHHLGGTHFGILKSQEK